DNA sequence from the Shewanella piezotolerans WP3 genome:
TCATCGAAATAAGTTTCGATTGGAGCATTGAGTTCTTGTTCTATTGATTCGCGAGCAATTGCGGAGTCAAAAGGGGGCACTCTGTCTTGTAACATCGCCAGCTCTTCCGCCCACTCATCGCTAAGCAGATCGCGGCGAGTCGAGAGCATTTGGCCAAACTTAATGTAAACAGGCCCAAGCTCTTGCATAGCAAGCTTTAAGCGTTCACCACCGACTTTATCTTTATGTTTATTTCTAAGCCAAAATAGGCTGCCTCTTAACAACTTAAAATACCAAGGCGTTACCTTTGAAGGGATTAAATCATCGAGACCATAGTGAAGCGTGGTGCGGATGACTTGATAAGCGCGCTTGATACTTTTAACTGTCATTGTTTAGCTTTAGCCCTATTTAGTAGTTGCTCTATCCGTAAGCCCAAAGCATCGACGTCTAGTGCGATATCCTCGATAGTATCACTTAAGTGAATATATTCGAGCTTATGCGGTGCTAGTCGATACTCTTCGGTGGTTAATTGACCCAAGTGAGAGCGAATCTTTTGGAATACTTGGCAGATATCATGTTTAGCCTGCTTTAAGCCCTGGCTAACAAAGTGGGTTGGAGCATCACCTATATATTGAGAAAGCGGTTCTGCTAGGTCTAGCTCGACACTTTGCATATAGTGGCTAAAGGACTGCAGTAAACTCAGATCACCTTCAAGGCTGAGCTTGTCTTGCTTAATAAGCTCAGTGAGGTTTGCCCCTTCAGTCAGTTGATATAGCGTCGTGATATCAGCATTTACTTTGGTGGTTACATCACCTTCATATTGACTAAAGACTTGGATCTGCTTAGCAAAAAGTAGGTAAAGTGGCCAACTTAGTTGAGTCAGTTGAATGCAAAGTACCTTGCCGTTAAGACTGCGCAGTGAGCTGTAGTCTTCAGGCGATTGAGCGATTAGCTTATTTAAGCCAACCTCAATCGCCGCGCAAGTGAGTAGAGACATGTCTCGAGACATAGTGAGTCCAATCAGAATTTGTAACCTTTATGCAACGCCACGATACCGTCAGTCATGTTGGTATAGTTTACCTGTTCAAATCCAGCATCGACCATCATCTGCTTAAGAGTCTCTTGGTCAGGGTGCATGCGGATTGATTCAGCAAGGTATTCGTAACTATCTGCATCTTGAGTTATCAGTGCGCCCATTTTTGGCATCACTTTAAAGCTATATAGATCATAAACTTTACGCATTATGTCATGCTTCGGCTTAGAGAACTCAAGGATAAGTAATTTTCCACCAGGCTTTAACACTCTCAACATAGACGCAATCGCTGCATCTTTGTCAGTCACATTACGAAGACCAAACGCGATAGTGATGATATCAAAGTGGTTGTCTGGGAATGGCAGTGCTTCAGCATTTGCTTGCACATAGTTCACGTTGCCAACAATACCTTTATCACGCAGCTTCTCGCGGCCGACCTTCAGCATTGAATCATTGATATCCGCTAAGGTGACTTGACCTTTTTCACCAACAATGTGAGAAAATTTGGCTGTCAGATCGCCTGTGCCACCTGCTAAATCAAGCACCTTCATACCTGGACGTGCACCAGCACTTTCGATGGTGAAACGTTTCCACATACGGTGGATACCAAAAGACATCACATCATTCATGATGTCGTATTTAGCGGCAACAGAATGGAATACGCCAGCGACCATATCGGCCTTTTGCTCAGCTTCAACTGTCTTGTAACCGAAGTGAGTGCTCTTTGGAGTTTCCTCTGACATCTATCTATTCCTATACGTTAACTGTTGAATTATGGCGATTGTAAGTCATCAAGCCGAATTGCTGAATCTTTCATCTATCACTATGTGATGGATCTATCAATCAGCCAGTGGATCTAGCGAAAATATGCAAAGATGCAGGCAATCGTAAAATTGACTGCGCATTACACCATAATCACGACGAATGTTGAATCGTTATTATACCGATTGCAGCGAGTATCTGCTGGTTAAGTACTTTAATTGCTCGCTAAAGAGCATTAATACGTCCGTGGATATAGCTATAGATCAACTCGCTGATACTTTGCCCTGTTTCGCGGTAGCCTGCCTCAACACCAGCGACGTGGCAACTCGGTGCTGCTTCTGCTAAATGTAGGTATGCACAAGGGCAGTGTTTTGCGACATAACTAACATAGAACAAGGCGTCGAGCAGCGGCACTCCTGCTGCTGTTGAGGCGCTGCTCGGCATATTGGTGATAGCATCTAAATCGAGCTCTATGGCTACGGGTAACTGGCTGTTGTTAAGCTCTTTAGTGATGGATTTTAGTGCGGTATCTAAAGCGAGTTCTCGTCTCACCCAGATCTGCTGAAAAGTGTGCCAATCACCACCAAAAGCTTTAAGTTGCTCTAAAGTCGCTTCACTATTTTTGAGTTCGTGAAGACCTAGCACATGATAAAGCCCTAGGGCACCAGACGCAGCAGCGTAGCTAAATCCATTACCACTATGACGACCTTCTCTTGGTCTAAAGTCTGAATGTGGATCAAGGTTCACCGCAGCAATAGGGCGTTTATGACTGGCTTTCGCCGCCATGAGTAATCCATAAGCATTGTTATGGCCGCCACCAATCACAATGGGCTCAAGTCCGGCTTGCATAACTTGTGATAATACTGCGATGACGCGTTTGTCTAACTGTTCCACATTCTGGCGAAGTTGCTCAGCGTTGCTACCATCTGGCAGTTGTAAGTCAGTGGTTTCTATCTGCCCTAACAGTAAACACTCACAGCCCTCTAAGAAACGGTTAGATTGCATGTTGATAAACTGCTGTATGGCGCTGTCAAAAGCATCGGTGGAGCCGCCGCGACCTAAATTGGCACGAGGGCCGATGTCTTCACCAATACCAATGATCGCGAAACGGCAACCTGCTGTTTTAGCTTGGGTTAGCTCCGCAGTAAGTGCGTTACTGACTGGAATGCGCAAACGTTGACCTAGTTTAGTTTCACCATCTCTTGGGCTCAGTAAGTCGGCTAACTTAGCGCTTGTGAAAGGGGATAAATACTGCATTTTATTATTCTTATGGTTTAAAGCGAGATGGACGGTAGTGTAATACCAATCGTTGTTCTTTGCCAAAATGTATACTGAATCGCTGGTTCCGCGTTATCAATAGGCCTTGTTGCGGCAACTGCAGCCATTAAAAAAGCCAGCGGATTAGGCTGGCTTAACTGGTCGAATTGAAAAGAGCTGCACTCTTTACAACTCATCGCTAGTCAATATCAAGCGGCTCTGGAGACAAAATAATACCAGTGTTATCGGCATAAACATGGTCACCTGGCAAGAAGGTCACACCGCCAAAGTTGACTGGGATTTCAGGCTCGCCAACTGCATTGCCATCGGCACCAACTGGAATCGATGCTAAAGCTTGCACGCCAATATCTAAATCTTCTAATGCATCAACATCGCGAACAGAGCCGTAGATGATGATTCCTTCCCAGTTATTATCGACTGCAACTTGAGCGATTGAAGAATCGAGCAGAGCACGACGTAATGAACCACCACCATCAACCAGTAGTACTTTACCTTCGCCATCTTCTTGAAGAGCATCAATGATCAGGCCATTATCTTCGAAACATTTGATGGTGCTGATAGAGCCACCAAAAGAGTTACAACCACCGTAATTACTGAACATGGGTTCGACAACATCAACGACATCGATATAAGTGTCACAAAGTTCTGAGGTGTTGTATTCCATAAGAACGCTCCTGCTGGATAGGCGTAGCTCATCAATCTGAGCAAATAAGTAATTTAAACCAGTATATAAGGGATTCTTGAAAAGAAAAGTGTTATCAATCACGCAATTGTCTATAAAGGCAACGTTTGAGTGAGTTGTGGTAATATTTCAACAGCTAGATTACTAAAACAGCAAAAACATGACTCAGGTCATTATATAACGTTTTTTTATTACCAATTTGGTTCAATTTTGTTAGCATGCATGCAGATATATTAACTTAACTTAATTTTGAGTCGCTTTAGGGGCACGGATCCCCCAGTTAGCTTAAGGAAGGCAGAGGGCCTAAAAGGTGCCTTATGGAAGCTATTAATACTATTGAAATCATTGGTTACGCTGCGTCAGTGATGGTCGCAATTTCACTTATGATGAAAGACATCATCTGGTTGAGATGTTTAAACTTTACTGGTTGTTCACTGTTCGTCATTTACGGTGCATCAATTGAGGCTTGGCCTGTAGCAGGTATGAACGCTTTCGTGGCGTGTATTAATATCTACCACCTACTAAAGATCTACCGCAATCGTAACAATGCTGAACTTGCTGCTGATTAAACTCGTTTAAAATTATACTAGCCTGATTGTCTTTCGATGATTGGGCTAGCAGATTGACTCCTCTTTGTTAAATCCCGCTGTTTATACCAATCGTTATAAGTAGCTGCTCTACTCAGAGTGTAATTCAAGGTGAATAATACCAATTGCATTAAAAGTTTGACCATTCAGCGGGAATTCAAAACGTTGTAGGCAAGTAGTGGAATTTGAGCTAATAGTTATTCTATATCCAAATCCCATAGCGAAGCATACAGCGTTTTTGAAACCCGCACTACGTGAGCCCTTCAGTCTTTCCACTTCTGCTTTGCATTGGCTTAAAAGGGAATAACCATTTCTTTACCAATGCGCTTTGAATTGAAAAGGCTGAGGGGCTCTGAAATGGTCAAATACTTAATGCAATTGGTATAATTGCCTTAATAGTTGTTTCCTTTTGCATTTATCCAACCCCGAAGTAGAAAGCTAAAAATACTCTTTTCAGGCGAGTTTTAGCAGCTCTAATGCTGCGTTAATGAGCTTGAATGTAGAGCAACAAAACCGCTGAACTCTCACTGAGCGACCAAACCTTTATACCCATCCGACCTGAAATTGCAGGATTCAGTGGGAGTTTAATGGGCTTTAGTCACAGGTTCATTGCACCATGCTGAACCTAAGCACCTACACCCATGTAGGCGAGGCATTGATTGCAGCTAATGGTCGCTGCCTTGGTAAAATCAATAACACAGAGTAAAACCCATGCTTTTTATATAAGAAACGCCCATCGAAGAAGGGGTTGTGCCAGCCCACTTCGTTGTTGCACTCACTTAAAAGGGAATAACCATTTCTACGTTAACGCGCCTAAAATTGAACTAGCACAACACCTCTGAAACGAGCATATTCAAGTGGGATGGGTATATACCGAACGGTATAATTTCTCTATGTCATAAAACTTTAGACTCTTTGTCACTTAGGCGTCACGGACATTTCATAGCTTGCTATCAAACAATGTTTTGGGAGCTTGTAATGTTCGCCTCAATTTCTAGGTTAGACAAAAACGGCTATCAGTTTGTTGTACGCCTTGGGCAAGATAATGGCCTACAGCCATTAGCATTATCGTTATCCTCTTCGGGGAACGGTCCGGTTTATCTCTATGTTGCGCTACTATTTTTATTGTTAGACAGCAATGGCGAGTCTTTGCTTAACATGCTGCTAGCAGCCTACTTGGTTGAACTGCCGCTGTACTTTATTCTTAAAAACCTCATACGCAGACAACGACCTTGCCATGCTTTAGCTGACGGTGTTGCGCGTTTTGAACCAGCGGATAAATTCAGTTTGCCATCTGGCCATACTGCGGCTGCATTTGTGATGGCGAGCAGTATCTATCTGCTCTATCCACCACTGTTCTATGTGGCAACCCTATGGGCAATTGGTATTGGTTTATCGCGGGTCATCCTCGGGGTTCACTACCCACTAGACATTATCGCTGGAGCGGCACTCGGTGTGTTTTCTGTAGCATTGAGTCAGCAGCTATTTTAGGAGAGAGCATTGAAAATCCTTTATGGAGTACAAGGTACGGGCAATGGCCACTTAAGCCGCGCTAGAGTGATGGCCAAAGCGATGCAAAAACAGGGCGTCGATGTCGACTTTTTCTTTTCAGGCCGCTCTGCAGAGCAGTTTTTTGATATGCAATGTTTTGGTCAATACCGAGTGCAATCTGGGCTGACATTCGCGACTCATAATGGTCGAGTCAATGTGGCACAGACTGCTAAAATGAATGCATGGCTTGGGTTTATTAAGGATGTGAAAAACCTCGATTTAAGCGCTTATGACTTGGTTCTGAATGATTATGAGCCGGTGTCAGCTTGGGCAGCCAAGAATCAAGGAATACTATCGATAGGAATAAGTCATCAAGCCGCGTTAAATTTTGCAGTTCCCAAAGCGGGTGATAGCTGGTTTAACGAAACAATGCTGAACTACTTTGCTCCGGTTGATATTGCACTGGGCTGCCATTGGCATCACTTTGGTTTTCCTATTTTGCCGCCTTTTGTTGAGGTAGATAAAATTGATAGGGTTTTGTCATCCCAAGTGTTGGTATACCTACCTTTTGAGTCGCCGCAATCGATTGTTGACTTTCTAAGGCCATTTTCAGAGTGCACATTCTTGGTTTATCACGCTGGTCGAAGTCCACAAATTTTACCTGCTCATATAAAGTGGCACGGCTTCGATAGAGAGGGGTTTAAAGCCGCGATGGCCAGTTGCGGCGGCGTGATTGGTAATGCTGGTTTTGAGCTGGCGAGTGAGGCGCTGACATTAGGGAAGAAGTTACTGATAAAACCTTTGCTTGGCCAGTTTGAACAGTTATCCAATGTTGCGGCGCTTGAGCTACTTGGCGCTGCAGAGTGCATGAAGTCGAGTCTTGAGCCCCAAGCGTTACGCCGGTGGTTAAAAGCGCCTATGCCAGAACCTATTAGTTATCCTGAGGTTGGGGATGCGCTAGTGAGCTGGATACTTAAAGGTGACTGGCGTGATCCAGAGGCTTTATGCCAGTCACTTTGGTCACAAGTTAATTTACCATTAGGTTGGCAAAAAAAGAGTGGTTAAGCAGTAACTTTAAAAAGGGATATTGGCAAGTGACTTGAGTATACTGGTTAAGTCTTTCGCCAAACGACTATTTCGACCGATAATATTATGCAGCTAAAACCACTTGAAAAAGGACGCTTTCACGCGTTATGGCAACAAGAACATGATGCCATCGAGCAGATCATGCGCGAGTGTATTACCGAAACAAAAACTGTTCCCGCTCAATTTAAGCTAATGCAGCAGGGGCAGCAGGTGAACGACTTGTACTTGGTGCCCCATGGGCGGATCTCTATGGGCTACACCGCCAGAAACGGTCGCAGCTTTCAACTTGGTACTATGACCTGTGATTCACAGCTTTTTGGTGAGATGGAGTTTTTTACCGACTACTTGTGCCAGCTGGATATTGTTGCTGAAGAGCCATTAGAGTTGACGGTTATCAATGGTGAGAAACTACAGCAAGCCCTACTGAAAACACCGCAGTTTGCGCTATTTTTTGCCAGTGCAATTGCAATTGATTATCAAGATACCGTTGATATTTTTACCCGAAGAATGCTTTACCCCATCGCTTACAATATCGCTTACGATCTCTATCATCAGTATTTAAAAGATCAGCCAGTTGAAGGTTTTACAAAGTGCTACTTAGAGGCTGAGCGTTTTGCGACAACCGATAGGGTATATCGCCGAGCGGTTAAAAAACTGGAAGACTTACAGTTGATTAAGCGTGATAAAGAGGGCTTGGTTATTTGCGATCTAGAAGGGTTGAAGGCTTTTATAGAATAATCCCCAAGCATAAACTTGGGGATTATCTTTTATCAGAGCTTAAGCTGCTTGAGTCGACATCGCCGCTTTTTGTTTGTTAGAGATAAGCAACATCGCGATAATTAGCCCGTAGATAACAGGGATGGCGTACATTACTGTTTGTAGGCCAATGATGCTTTCAAACATTGAGCTAATCGCTGGGCTGAACATTGCACCAGCACTACCACTTATCAGGATGTAAGAGACATTGCGGCTGCTGGCAGTTTTAACAAATGACACACCGTAAGCGATAAAGGCGTTGTAAAGTGCGGCACAGGCAAAACCGTAACCGTAGGTTAGGTAGCCAATCCAAGCTAAGTTCTCAGTCGTCACGATCATGGCGGTGATAATCAGCGCCAGTGAAATCATGCCGGTGATAAAGTGCTGGATCTTCACTCTTGATACAATCACTGTTGATACGAGTGCGCCAATAAGTGCCGCTGACCAGTATTGAGTAATAATGTTTCCCGCTTCTTCGAAGGGAATATTAAATTTCTCTTTGACGAACATCGGCGCCCAAGTGAGGAAGGTGTATAGCGCTAGCATACCCAGAAACAAGCCTAGGCCACCGCTAATGATGCCAAGGTTCCACTCAGACTCATCTTTGCCTGTGTCGCTTGATGTTTGGCTTTCAACCAGTGAGAAGTTAGTCGCAAGTGCAATTGCGGCAGTCGCCAGTGCTACAATACCCACGGCTAAATAGCTGTAGCTCCAAGAAAGCGCATTGCTTAATGCGTAGGTCGTGATAAGTGGGAAAACCACTCCCGCAACGTTAAAGGTAGCGTCTTGTACCACTAGCATGGTGCTTTGAATTTTGTCTTTCCAAACAGATACCACAATCGTGCCAGCGATACATAGACCAACGCCACCACAAAGGCCAATAACGGTCATGGCGATCATCACCACAGAAAGTGAGCTGGTGAAATGCAGCGCTGCAGCACTGAGTGCAATACTGAAATAGCTTATAAGGGTTATGCGTTTTACACCGATTTTTTCAATCAAGAAAAAGGCAGCAATGGTGCCCGCTAGTGCACCGCCGTTGAGTAGCGAGAAGATAGAAGCGACTTCATTAACGTTGGCAGAAAACTTCTCTGCAATTGGTTCAATTAACATACCAAATTGGGTTGCAAAGCCTGCCATGACAAAATTGGCTAAAAAACTGAGCAATGTTAAGGATATTTTATTTTTCATCATCTGTTCCTAGATCTAATTTGCTGTATCAAATATTCATCGTGATAAAGTTAAGCCGCATGACAAGGAGTATCATACGGCTTAAAACTGTTACTGACAGGCTGTTTCTAATGCCAGCTCAATCATCTGATTAAAGGTTAACTGACGGGCCTCTGCACTGGTCTCTTCGCCAGTTAAGCAGTGGTCAGATACCGTTAGAATCGCTAACGACTCGAACCCTAGGTGGTGGGCTAGGCCATATAGTCCAGCAACCTCCATATCAACACCCAATACGCCAAAGCGCTCTAGCGCAGGGATCATATCTTCATCGGGGTCGTAGTACATGTCGCCACTGAATACGTTACCGACTTTGACATTGATCTGCTTTTGCTCGGCGATTGTGTAGGCTTTGTGTAGTAGATCAAATGTAGCAGATGTCGCCATTTGGTAACCGCTGCTGCGCTTAGCATTGGTTGGCGAATCCGTGCCAGCGGCTTGTGCTAGAATAACATCATTAATTTTGACATCTTGCTGTGTAGCCCCAAGGCTGCCAACTCGAATGATGCGCTTCACGTTAAAATCAGTGACCAATTCGTGGGCGTACAACACCATAGAGGGGATGCCCATACCGTGTCCCATTACTGAAATACGTTGGCCTTTATAAAAACCAGTATAGCCAAACATGTTGCGGATATTGGTTACTTCTACCGCGTCATCTAGAAAGTTTTCGGCAATATATTTAGCGCGCAGTGGGTCGCCAGGCATGATCATTGTCTCGGCAAAATCACCGGCTTTACCATCGATATGTGCAGTCATGAGTAATCCTCTTTTTTGATTACAACCGATAGTAATAGCCAGATTGTGATCCGTAGAGGACATAAGTCCGCATAGGCTGATTAATACACGATATCAGCCGTTCGATCACAAAAAAGGCGCCAAACGGCGCCTTTTTGTGAAGTAAAATTGTCACTATGTAGAGCGTGACTTAGCCAAATAACTACTTATGGTATTTAACCGCCATATCGATAAGCGGCTCACGACTGGCTTTTTCAGCGCGCAGGCGAGCGAGGTATTTTTCCCACAGATCTACTTGATGGGTGGCTAAGTCATACAGCACCTTCCACGAGAACAGTCCGGTATCGTGACCATCATCGAAGGTGATTTTAACTGCGTAGTTACCTACAGGCTCAATAGCGGAGATATTAACGTTCTTTTTGTGAGTAACTAGCACCGGATTACCGTGGCCATGCACTTCTGCTGATGGTGAGTAGACTCTCAGCATTTCGCAGCTAAGTTGATAGGTTTCACCATTATCAAACTGCATCTCTAACTGGCGTGATTTACGCTTCAACTTTAAGGATTCAACATTGGGGCTATTGTCTTGGGTCATAAGTTTGCCAGTAAGTAATAGGGTCTAAAAACAGAATAGCGGTTAAGCACCTAAAAGTCCTTAACCGCCATCACTCATTGAGCATTTGCAAGTCATAACACTATAGAATAAAGCGGCTCAGATCTTCGTCTTGAACCAAGTTATCCAAATGTGCTTTCACATAATCAGCATCGACAACGGTAACAGAACCTGATTTGTCAGATGCTTCATAAGAAAGCTCTTCCATCAAGCGCTCCATCACAGTATGCAGGCGACGAGCACCGATATTTTCAGTGCGCTCATTCACTTGCCAAGCCGCTTCTGCAATTGCGTCAATGCCCGAATCTTTAAACTCAACCTCAACGCCCTCAGTGCCCATTAGCGCAACATATTGCTCAGTCAGTGATGCATGAGGTTCTGTCAAAATACGCTTAAAATCATCTGCTGATAACGCTTCAAGTTCAACGCGAATTGGTAAGCGGCCTTGTAGCTCAGGAATTAAGTCAGAGGGTTTAGACATCTGGAATGCACCAGATGCGATAAACAAGATATGGTCAGTTTTAACCATGCCGTGTTTAGTGTTAACCGTACAACCTTCAACGAGAGGCAGTAGATCGCGCTGCACACCTTCACGGGAAACATCTGGGCCTGAAGATTCGCCGCGCTTACAAATTTTATCAATTTCGTCTAAGAAAACGATGCCATGCTGCTCAACTAATTCAATAGCTTGCTCTTTTAGATCGTCAGCATTGACTAGCTTGGCAGCTTCCTCTTCGATTAATAACTTGTGAGCTTCTTTAATCGGCATCTTACGACGCTTACTTGCACCTGGCCCCATATTCTGGAACATGCTTTGTAGCTGATTAGTCATCTCTTCCATGCCTGGAGGTGACATGATCTCGATACCTGCTTGCGGTGCAGCAATGTCGATTTCAATCTCTTTGTCGTCTAACTGGCCCTCACGTAGTTTTTTACGGAACACCTGACGTGTTGCGTTATCGCTTGGCTTTTCATTGTCCCAGTCTTCCTTTGGCTTAGGCAGTAGCGCATCTAGAATACGCTCTTCAGCGGCTTCTTCGGCTCTAAACTTACATTTAGCCATCTGCTCTTCACGAGTCAGCTTAATCGCTGAATCGGTTAGATCGCGAATGATCTGTTCAACTTCTTTACCCACATAGCCGACTTCAGTAAATTTTGTCGCTTCGACTTTAATGAAAGGCGCTTTGGCTAGGCGAGCTAAACGGCGAGCGATTTCAGTTTTACCTACACCGGTTGGGCCAATCATTAGAATGTTTTTTGGAGTCACTTCTTGACGAAGATCGGCAGCGAGCTGCATACGGCGCCAGCGGTTACGCAGCGCGATAGCGACAGAGCGTTTGGCTTTTTGCTGCCCAATAATATGGCTATCAAGTTCATGCACAATCTCGCGGGGTGTCATTTCAGACATATTCTTTCCTCATGCTTAAGCATCAGTGTTTAGTGCTAAACGAAAGTTCGCTTAGTACTTTAATTCTTCGATGGTCTTAAATTGGTTGGTGAACACGCAAATGTCACCTGCAATTGTCAGTGATTTTTCAGCGATTTCAAGCGCGCTAAGCTCGGTGTTCTCTAGCAGAGCCGTAGCTGCTGACTGGGCAAAGTTGCCGCCAGAACCGATAGCGATTAAGTCATTTTCAGGCTGAACCACATCGC
Encoded proteins:
- a CDS encoding ubiquinone biosynthesis accessory factor UbiJ; the protein is MSRDMSLLTCAAIEVGLNKLIAQSPEDYSSLRSLNGKVLCIQLTQLSWPLYLLFAKQIQVFSQYEGDVTTKVNADITTLYQLTEGANLTELIKQDKLSLEGDLSLLQSFSHYMQSVELDLAEPLSQYIGDAPTHFVSQGLKQAKHDICQVFQKIRSHLGQLTTEEYRLAPHKLEYIHLSDTIEDIALDVDALGLRIEQLLNRAKAKQ
- the ubiE gene encoding bifunctional demethylmenaquinone methyltransferase/2-methoxy-6-polyprenyl-1,4-benzoquinol methylase UbiE, producing the protein MSEETPKSTHFGYKTVEAEQKADMVAGVFHSVAAKYDIMNDVMSFGIHRMWKRFTIESAGARPGMKVLDLAGGTGDLTAKFSHIVGEKGQVTLADINDSMLKVGREKLRDKGIVGNVNYVQANAEALPFPDNHFDIITIAFGLRNVTDKDAAIASMLRVLKPGGKLLILEFSKPKHDIMRKVYDLYSFKVMPKMGALITQDADSYEYLAESIRMHPDQETLKQMMVDAGFEQVNYTNMTDGIVALHKGYKF
- a CDS encoding formimidoylglutamase; amino-acid sequence: MQYLSPFTSAKLADLLSPRDGETKLGQRLRIPVSNALTAELTQAKTAGCRFAIIGIGEDIGPRANLGRGGSTDAFDSAIQQFINMQSNRFLEGCECLLLGQIETTDLQLPDGSNAEQLRQNVEQLDKRVIAVLSQVMQAGLEPIVIGGGHNNAYGLLMAAKASHKRPIAAVNLDPHSDFRPREGRHSGNGFSYAAASGALGLYHVLGLHELKNSEATLEQLKAFGGDWHTFQQIWVRRELALDTALKSITKELNNSQLPVAIELDLDAITNMPSSASTAAGVPLLDALFYVSYVAKHCPCAYLHLAEAAPSCHVAGVEAGYRETGQSISELIYSYIHGRINAL
- the rraA gene encoding ribonuclease E activity regulator RraA; this encodes MEYNTSELCDTYIDVVDVVEPMFSNYGGCNSFGGSISTIKCFEDNGLIIDALQEDGEGKVLLVDGGGSLRRALLDSSIAQVAVDNNWEGIIIYGSVRDVDALEDLDIGVQALASIPVGADGNAVGEPEIPVNFGGVTFLPGDHVYADNTGIILSPEPLDID
- a CDS encoding YgjV family protein gives rise to the protein MEAINTIEIIGYAASVMVAISLMMKDIIWLRCLNFTGCSLFVIYGASIEAWPVAGMNAFVACINIYHLLKIYRNRNNAELAAD
- a CDS encoding phosphatase PAP2 family protein translates to MFASISRLDKNGYQFVVRLGQDNGLQPLALSLSSSGNGPVYLYVALLFLLLDSNGESLLNMLLAAYLVELPLYFILKNLIRRQRPCHALADGVARFEPADKFSLPSGHTAAAFVMASSIYLLYPPLFYVATLWAIGIGLSRVILGVHYPLDIIAGAALGVFSVALSQQLF
- a CDS encoding MJ1255/VC2487 family glycosyltransferase, with the translated sequence MKILYGVQGTGNGHLSRARVMAKAMQKQGVDVDFFFSGRSAEQFFDMQCFGQYRVQSGLTFATHNGRVNVAQTAKMNAWLGFIKDVKNLDLSAYDLVLNDYEPVSAWAAKNQGILSIGISHQAALNFAVPKAGDSWFNETMLNYFAPVDIALGCHWHHFGFPILPPFVEVDKIDRVLSSQVLVYLPFESPQSIVDFLRPFSECTFLVYHAGRSPQILPAHIKWHGFDREGFKAAMASCGGVIGNAGFELASEALTLGKKLLIKPLLGQFEQLSNVAALELLGAAECMKSSLEPQALRRWLKAPMPEPISYPEVGDALVSWILKGDWRDPEALCQSLWSQVNLPLGWQKKSG
- a CDS encoding Crp/Fnr family transcriptional regulator, coding for MQLKPLEKGRFHALWQQEHDAIEQIMRECITETKTVPAQFKLMQQGQQVNDLYLVPHGRISMGYTARNGRSFQLGTMTCDSQLFGEMEFFTDYLCQLDIVAEEPLELTVINGEKLQQALLKTPQFALFFASAIAIDYQDTVDIFTRRMLYPIAYNIAYDLYHQYLKDQPVEGFTKCYLEAERFATTDRVYRRAVKKLEDLQLIKRDKEGLVICDLEGLKAFIE
- the tsgA gene encoding MFS transporter TsgA, which codes for MKNKISLTLLSFLANFVMAGFATQFGMLIEPIAEKFSANVNEVASIFSLLNGGALAGTIAAFFLIEKIGVKRITLISYFSIALSAAALHFTSSLSVVMIAMTVIGLCGGVGLCIAGTIVVSVWKDKIQSTMLVVQDATFNVAGVVFPLITTYALSNALSWSYSYLAVGIVALATAAIALATNFSLVESQTSSDTGKDESEWNLGIISGGLGLFLGMLALYTFLTWAPMFVKEKFNIPFEEAGNIITQYWSAALIGALVSTVIVSRVKIQHFITGMISLALIITAMIVTTENLAWIGYLTYGYGFACAALYNAFIAYGVSFVKTASSRNVSYILISGSAGAMFSPAISSMFESIIGLQTVMYAIPVIYGLIIAMLLISNKQKAAMSTQAA
- the deoD gene encoding purine-nucleoside phosphorylase — encoded protein: MTAHIDGKAGDFAETMIMPGDPLRAKYIAENFLDDAVEVTNIRNMFGYTGFYKGQRISVMGHGMGIPSMVLYAHELVTDFNVKRIIRVGSLGATQQDVKINDVILAQAAGTDSPTNAKRSSGYQMATSATFDLLHKAYTIAEQKQINVKVGNVFSGDMYYDPDEDMIPALERFGVLGVDMEVAGLYGLAHHLGFESLAILTVSDHCLTGEETSAEARQLTFNQMIELALETACQ
- a CDS encoding gamma-butyrobetaine hydroxylase-like domain-containing protein, which gives rise to MTQDNSPNVESLKLKRKSRQLEMQFDNGETYQLSCEMLRVYSPSAEVHGHGNPVLVTHKKNVNISAIEPVGNYAVKITFDDGHDTGLFSWKVLYDLATHQVDLWEKYLARLRAEKASREPLIDMAVKYHK
- the hslU gene encoding ATP-dependent protease ATPase subunit HslU, whose protein sequence is MSEMTPREIVHELDSHIIGQQKAKRSVAIALRNRWRRMQLAADLRQEVTPKNILMIGPTGVGKTEIARRLARLAKAPFIKVEATKFTEVGYVGKEVEQIIRDLTDSAIKLTREEQMAKCKFRAEEAAEERILDALLPKPKEDWDNEKPSDNATRQVFRKKLREGQLDDKEIEIDIAAPQAGIEIMSPPGMEEMTNQLQSMFQNMGPGASKRRKMPIKEAHKLLIEEEAAKLVNADDLKEQAIELVEQHGIVFLDEIDKICKRGESSGPDVSREGVQRDLLPLVEGCTVNTKHGMVKTDHILFIASGAFQMSKPSDLIPELQGRLPIRVELEALSADDFKRILTEPHASLTEQYVALMGTEGVEVEFKDSGIDAIAEAAWQVNERTENIGARRLHTVMERLMEELSYEASDKSGSVTVVDADYVKAHLDNLVQDEDLSRFIL